A region from the Candidatus Electrothrix scaldis genome encodes:
- a CDS encoding putative addiction module antidote protein, producing MTITTKPYNPFDYLETKEEVNEYLNNAYMDDDPKVFLVALGYLAKKQGMTKVAKKAGLNRESLYRALAGEGNPRFTTINKVIKALGCRLAIA from the coding sequence ATGACAATTACAACCAAACCCTACAACCCGTTCGATTATCTGGAAACAAAGGAAGAGGTCAACGAGTATTTAAACAACGCATATATGGATGATGATCCCAAGGTCTTTCTTGTTGCCTTAGGGTATCTTGCAAAGAAACAGGGAATGACCAAGGTGGCAAAGAAAGCCGGACTTAATCGTGAGAGCCTGTACAGGGCACTGGCAGGAGAAGGAAACCCGAGATTCACCACAATCAACAAGGTGATTAAGGCGTTGGGATGCAGACTGGCTATTGCCTGA
- a CDS encoding type II toxin-antitoxin system PemK/MazF family toxin, with the protein MVKKSVHRFEIWLVQLDPTQGSEIRKTRPCVVLSPDEMAALKTAIIAPMTSKGFNFPTRIQCTFQGKEGLIVLDQMRAVDKTRLIKKMGMITKSTQGKIINCLQELFSF; encoded by the coding sequence ATGGTGAAAAAAAGCGTTCACCGATTTGAAATCTGGCTGGTTCAATTAGACCCGACCCAAGGTTCCGAAATCAGAAAAACCAGACCCTGTGTTGTTCTTTCACCTGATGAAATGGCAGCATTAAAAACAGCCATTATTGCTCCCATGACGTCAAAGGGATTCAACTTCCCGACCAGAATTCAATGCACATTTCAAGGGAAAGAAGGATTGATTGTGTTAGACCAAATGAGAGCTGTAGATAAAACCAGGCTCATAAAAAAAATGGGCATGATTACCAAGAGCACACAGGGAAAAATAATCAACTGCCTGCAGGAACTTTTTTCGTTCTAA
- a CDS encoding type II toxin-antitoxin system RelE/ParE family toxin, which produces MIYEIETTAASDKWLKKLRDRKAVLAVAARLDHARLGNFGDVQSVGSELNEMRIFAGPGYRLYYVIRDGRIILLLCGGNKSTQDRDIRKAKDMVKKLGEES; this is translated from the coding sequence GTGATCTATGAGATAGAAACAACAGCAGCTTCCGACAAGTGGTTAAAAAAGCTACGCGACCGCAAAGCGGTCCTCGCCGTCGCCGCTCGTCTTGACCATGCGAGACTCGGCAACTTCGGCGATGTCCAATCAGTCGGAAGCGAGCTCAACGAAATGCGTATATTCGCCGGACCTGGCTACCGCTTGTATTACGTGATCCGTGACGGACGAATTATTCTCCTGCTCTGCGGCGGAAACAAATCGACCCAGGATAGAGATATAAGGAAAGCAAAAGATATGGTTAAAAAACTGGGGGAAGAATCATGA
- a CDS encoding baseplate J/gp47 family protein has product MTNPLKKNNKPIFAGDTLYGLPISSGTHQQDRLPPPLQPDWFNIEERSPASLLSMSRQYAAKLCYFSRQNQHRGDWESLFHHDEAAIMAEMLSSDFLVDEEEFLRHLKENKTSAAEAVLKISHKLDQWLGRLRRRENPALGPVLELLEVKANQLSPLLDQLIVLARGKSSDEHFSHLRKTNGTNQPPFSEASLSLAYQDSKELLRATHTAFHQALLALQEMVPLFWQETLESGNHEPAIGLFIAFVQLYCKAIGHGRSFPERHLDFYYQQVLQTRPRQPTPNAVHLVLRTLPGGEAVIQQGDRFSAGITEEAGEEKIYRADYGLRVTDTKVERLQTLSFHRDKLISPAWEMGCFTHCWTNELSVAAEPEPGTEPSSLPLFGDSQHLVRRYGAKEAQHGLVLAAPELLLSQGKREIELTLCYTAAEEGRDTLLEKMRQATGQEEFFLSFGQFLAFYLSPIDQQIPDAYKKRIEQAAQRAEISQASYKVIQQLLKESDQGNLLFYRFLTNVFYIDLSGEDGWLPVGRYVIFPVDSSEPGCTGGLRLSFTLDRDAQPVVGYQADLHGQGFETTLPLLRLRLNHQAHLFTYSIFSSWIIGKVILETKAERVGDLRVANQHGLLDPNQPFQPFGPIPTRQSYMIIGSYEAACKHLTELRFTFDWGELPEEDEGFSGYYDGYTSLDNASFQADFSLLRGGHWVPDTRAQRQTMPLFSWQPYSSEPNQGKLNDQHELVINDLKKFSPLHPATEPEDFFYGPGQGDGFFRWQISGATFGQKEYPELLTKVMTRNAHLKKKQLPLPKVPYTPLINQLTLGYTARCVLDLSTAPQGTSQLYHLSPFGLKIIYPEEVRKPHPLIPKTDNAGNLYIGLSGPETMGQLTLYFVLAPDSDRSAADEQPALSWSYATAQQWRPFPEANLQGDSTNAFLHSGIITLDIPRDISNENKEMGKGLYWLRVSTANDPRMFSSLQGIYSQALRATALPKDTKEVTTAPLPPQSVTSTLSSIVGLTEVLQPEASFNGGRKEDREAVITRLHERLRHKDRAVTPWDYERLVLEHFPDIGRVKCFPHLRTRPKPERCPGGVLVVVVPGAEHQQAGESFPRINAARLVQIRDFLRDRASGFARIEVRNPEYEQIQVRCAAHFIDNFSTGQRIQQLNQAIRDYISPWSTTGYQARFGWNLRLDDILAYLSGQEGVNYITDLSVLHITKDASNAYYLEDSVRDKDKEEDRIRPRYPWSLAVPMPRHFIRSLDTAETVEAEATGVDELRIGATFIINE; this is encoded by the coding sequence ATGACCAATCCCTTGAAGAAAAACAACAAACCCATCTTTGCTGGCGATACGCTCTACGGATTACCTATTTCCTCTGGAACCCATCAGCAGGATCGTCTTCCACCTCCCTTGCAGCCAGATTGGTTCAATATTGAAGAACGTTCTCCTGCCTCCTTACTGAGCATGAGCCGACAGTATGCGGCAAAGCTTTGTTATTTTTCACGCCAGAATCAGCACCGAGGAGATTGGGAGAGCCTGTTCCACCATGATGAAGCGGCAATCATGGCAGAGATGCTCAGTTCGGATTTCCTTGTGGATGAAGAGGAATTTCTCCGTCATCTTAAGGAAAACAAGACCTCAGCAGCTGAAGCTGTGTTAAAGATTTCCCATAAGCTTGATCAATGGCTGGGCAGGTTACGAAGAAGAGAGAACCCAGCCCTGGGACCAGTCCTTGAACTGCTTGAGGTAAAGGCCAATCAGCTGTCACCATTACTGGATCAGCTTATTGTCCTTGCTCGTGGAAAAAGCAGCGATGAACATTTTTCCCACTTGCGTAAAACGAATGGAACAAATCAACCTCCTTTTTCTGAGGCTTCCCTTTCCCTGGCCTACCAAGACAGTAAAGAGCTGTTACGGGCCACCCATACCGCTTTTCATCAGGCGCTCCTTGCTCTTCAGGAGATGGTTCCGCTTTTTTGGCAAGAGACCTTGGAGAGCGGGAACCATGAACCGGCAATAGGGCTCTTTATTGCCTTTGTCCAACTCTATTGTAAGGCAATAGGGCACGGACGAAGTTTTCCAGAGCGACATCTGGATTTTTACTACCAGCAGGTCCTGCAAACCAGGCCCCGGCAGCCTACTCCTAATGCTGTCCATTTGGTTCTGCGTACCCTTCCCGGTGGAGAGGCTGTGATTCAACAGGGTGATCGCTTTTCAGCAGGGATAACAGAGGAGGCTGGTGAAGAAAAAATCTATCGTGCCGATTATGGACTCCGGGTCACTGACACCAAGGTCGAGCGTCTCCAGACCCTTTCCTTTCATCGCGATAAACTCATCTCCCCGGCCTGGGAAATGGGCTGTTTCACCCATTGCTGGACCAATGAACTTTCTGTTGCTGCGGAACCAGAGCCTGGCACAGAGCCTTCCAGCCTCCCCTTATTTGGCGATTCCCAACACCTTGTCCGTCGTTATGGGGCCAAAGAGGCCCAGCACGGTCTTGTCCTGGCAGCACCTGAGCTTCTCCTCAGTCAGGGGAAACGGGAGATCGAACTGACCCTCTGTTATACAGCTGCTGAAGAGGGAAGAGATACCCTTCTGGAAAAGATGAGGCAGGCTACTGGTCAGGAGGAATTTTTCCTGTCTTTTGGTCAATTCCTGGCTTTCTATCTGAGCCCTATTGATCAACAAATCCCTGACGCCTATAAAAAACGAATCGAACAGGCTGCACAGCGCGCTGAAATTTCTCAGGCATCCTACAAGGTGATCCAGCAGCTCCTCAAAGAGAGTGATCAGGGCAACCTGCTCTTTTATCGTTTTCTCACCAATGTTTTTTATATCGATCTGAGTGGCGAGGATGGGTGGCTTCCTGTGGGGCGGTATGTAATTTTCCCTGTAGATTCATCAGAACCCGGCTGTACCGGTGGGCTCCGTCTCAGCTTTACTCTGGACCGCGACGCCCAACCCGTGGTCGGCTATCAAGCTGATCTGCATGGTCAGGGCTTTGAAACCACCCTGCCACTCCTTCGCCTTCGTCTCAATCATCAGGCCCATCTTTTTACCTATTCCATTTTCTCTTCCTGGATCATCGGTAAAGTTATATTGGAGACCAAGGCAGAACGAGTTGGCGACCTTCGGGTTGCAAACCAACATGGCTTATTGGACCCAAATCAACCTTTTCAGCCCTTTGGCCCCATACCCACCCGGCAATCCTATATGATTATCGGGAGCTACGAGGCTGCCTGCAAGCATTTGACAGAGCTTCGTTTCACCTTTGATTGGGGTGAGCTTCCTGAAGAGGATGAAGGTTTTTCCGGTTACTACGACGGCTATACCTCATTGGATAATGCCTCGTTTCAGGCTGATTTTTCTCTCCTGCGTGGTGGTCATTGGGTACCTGATACCCGGGCCCAACGTCAGACAATGCCTTTATTTTCCTGGCAGCCCTATAGTTCAGAACCGAATCAGGGGAAATTGAATGATCAGCATGAGCTGGTTATTAATGATCTAAAAAAATTTTCCCCGCTTCATCCTGCAACAGAGCCAGAAGATTTTTTCTACGGCCCAGGTCAGGGCGATGGCTTTTTCCGCTGGCAGATCTCCGGCGCCACTTTTGGTCAGAAGGAATATCCTGAGCTACTGACCAAGGTGATGACCCGCAATGCCCACTTGAAAAAAAAGCAGCTTCCACTTCCCAAGGTCCCCTATACTCCGCTGATCAATCAACTGACCCTGGGCTATACAGCTCGTTGTGTGCTTGATCTCAGTACAGCACCCCAAGGAACGAGCCAGCTCTATCACCTTTCTCCCTTTGGTCTGAAGATTATATACCCCGAAGAGGTGCGCAAGCCCCATCCTTTGATTCCGAAAACAGATAATGCCGGTAATCTCTATATCGGTTTGAGCGGTCCGGAAACAATGGGGCAGCTGACCCTCTATTTTGTTCTGGCCCCGGACAGTGATCGCAGTGCTGCTGATGAACAACCCGCCCTGTCCTGGTCCTATGCCACAGCGCAGCAATGGCGGCCCTTTCCTGAGGCCAATCTTCAGGGTGACAGTACAAATGCCTTTCTCCACTCCGGCATTATCACCCTGGATATCCCCCGTGATATCAGCAACGAGAACAAAGAGATGGGCAAGGGCTTATACTGGCTTCGGGTTTCCACAGCCAATGATCCCCGGATGTTTTCCTCTTTACAGGGCATCTACAGCCAGGCCCTGCGGGCAACCGCACTCCCAAAGGATACCAAAGAGGTGACCACAGCACCTCTGCCCCCCCAATCAGTGACCTCAACGCTTTCCAGTATCGTTGGTCTGACAGAAGTCCTCCAGCCGGAGGCCTCCTTTAACGGAGGAAGAAAAGAAGACCGGGAGGCTGTAATCACGCGGCTCCATGAGCGCCTTCGCCATAAGGACCGGGCCGTGACGCCTTGGGATTATGAACGCCTGGTTTTGGAACATTTCCCTGATATTGGCCGGGTGAAATGCTTTCCCCATTTACGGACCCGCCCGAAACCTGAGCGCTGCCCTGGCGGAGTCCTGGTGGTGGTGGTCCCAGGTGCGGAACATCAGCAAGCGGGTGAGAGCTTTCCCCGGATTAATGCGGCCCGCCTGGTTCAGATCAGGGATTTCCTCCGGGATAGGGCCTCGGGTTTTGCCCGGATTGAAGTCCGCAACCCGGAATATGAGCAGATTCAGGTGCGTTGTGCTGCCCATTTTATTGATAACTTCAGCACGGGTCAGCGCATTCAACAGTTGAACCAGGCAATCCGGGACTATATTTCCCCCTGGAGTACCACGGGCTATCAGGCCCGCTTTGGCTGGAACCTGCGCCTGGATGATATCCTGGCCTATCTTTCCGGGCAGGAAGGGGTCAATTACATCACCGACCTGTCTGTTCTCCATATTACCAAGGATGCCTCCAATGCCTATTATTTAGAGGATTCAGTCCGTGATAAGGACAAAGAAGAGGATCGTATCCGCCCCCGCTACCCCTGGAGCCTGGCCGTACCCATGCCCAGGCATTTTATCCGCTCCCTGGACACGGCAGAGACAGTGGAGGCCGAGGCAACCGGGGTGGATGAATTGCGGATTGGAGCGACCTTTATAATTAATGAGTGA
- a CDS encoding ATP-binding protein, giving the protein MTRTIKNKSVPFFEIQWLEEVAAQVICTHFKQEGHENHWWQIPMPELAESDSVYAGIVREWNLGQFERVLLALAMAPHLQPEALDIFYGINLKTDRIFSEFGGITDKGFNGFLPTGQTLLFLLSANEPEWRLRAMELFNPRHRLMAEQVISLESIDPNLPRLSGLLKLSEQWLHYFLTGDEVKPELSTSFPAHALTTPLTWSDLVLDYPVMMQVEEIRTWLAHGPTLMEDWGLARKVKPGYRAAFYGPPGTGKTLTAALLAQSTGREVYRVDLSMIVSKYIGETEKNLSRVFDAAAYKDWILFFDEADALFGKRTVASTANDRHANQQTGYLLQKIEDFPGTVILATNLKANMDEAFARRFQAMIHFSMPSADLRLQLWQNAFRDTCELGEDIDLVQVAEDYELSGGAIINVLRNCALTAISQERRHVTKQELLTAIRAELRKEGRTI; this is encoded by the coding sequence ATGACACGGACAATAAAAAATAAATCTGTCCCCTTTTTTGAGATACAATGGTTAGAAGAGGTGGCAGCCCAAGTCATTTGCACCCACTTTAAACAAGAAGGCCATGAGAACCATTGGTGGCAGATCCCCATGCCGGAGCTGGCCGAGAGCGACTCTGTGTATGCAGGCATTGTCCGGGAGTGGAACCTGGGCCAATTTGAACGGGTGCTGCTGGCCCTGGCCATGGCACCCCATCTGCAACCAGAGGCCTTGGATATTTTCTATGGGATCAACCTCAAGACTGACCGCATTTTCAGCGAATTTGGCGGGATCACTGATAAGGGCTTTAATGGTTTCTTGCCCACCGGCCAGACCCTGCTCTTTCTCCTGTCAGCCAATGAGCCGGAGTGGCGCCTGCGGGCCATGGAGCTGTTCAATCCCAGGCATCGCTTGATGGCTGAACAGGTGATCAGCCTGGAAAGCATTGATCCCAACCTGCCCAGGCTCAGCGGCCTCCTCAAACTCTCTGAGCAATGGCTCCATTATTTCCTCACTGGGGACGAGGTGAAACCGGAATTATCCACCTCCTTTCCTGCCCATGCCCTGACCACGCCCTTGACCTGGTCGGACCTGGTGCTGGACTACCCGGTGATGATGCAGGTAGAAGAAATTCGGACCTGGTTGGCCCACGGTCCGACCCTGATGGAGGATTGGGGGCTGGCCCGGAAGGTCAAACCCGGCTATCGGGCTGCCTTTTATGGCCCTCCCGGCACCGGCAAGACCTTAACCGCTGCCCTGTTGGCCCAATCAACGGGCAGGGAGGTCTACCGGGTGGACTTGTCCATGATTGTGTCCAAATATATTGGCGAGACCGAAAAAAATCTCTCCCGTGTCTTTGATGCTGCGGCCTATAAGGATTGGATTTTGTTTTTTGATGAGGCAGATGCCCTGTTTGGCAAGCGGACCGTGGCATCCACGGCCAATGATCGCCATGCCAACCAGCAGACCGGATACTTGCTGCAAAAAATTGAAGATTTTCCCGGCACCGTGATCCTGGCCACCAATTTAAAGGCCAATATGGATGAGGCCTTTGCCCGTCGCTTCCAGGCCATGATTCATTTTTCTATGCCCTCTGCTGACCTGCGCTTGCAACTCTGGCAAAACGCCTTTCGTGATACCTGTGAGTTGGGAGAGGATATCGACTTGGTGCAGGTGGCAGAGGATTATGAGTTGTCTGGTGGGGCAATTATTAATGTGCTGCGGAATTGTGCGTTAACGGCAATCAGTCAGGAGCGAAGGCATGTGACCAAGCAGGAGTTATTGACAGCGATCCGGGCAGAACTTCGTAAAGAGGGTCGAACCATATGA
- a CDS encoding DUF4157 domain-containing protein, whose product MCEYKEKDQQSGMVTGLTGVAQRKKRGRAKGFAFEDNRPETAQLRGLFPQRPGNEAGRPVLQAKDFNETKQLKPREPVQKKENKTGLPDDLKAGVENLSGLAMDDVRVSYNSDKPAQLNAHAYTQGTEIHVAPGQEKHLPHEAWHVVQQKEGRVQPTVQMKAGMAVNDDAGLEREADVMGMKALQMRPSEKNVTNHSPSSKPVVQALMDVGAFQALTPSAFLRKRKDVKLIDVALGNYNGSDPANKLNMLNTLIGVLNNYIGGDHDAGRIATATALRGAANAELALLNALGAPNYGLIDDLMFRSGGAANIVNLTTVVTTATPAHVAHLPALVTMSGGAAGLINLNALIVAVGIGNIPYLSGALTAVGGFANRAHITNILAETGLAGLPSTPNFLTLAGGIGNIAGLITVLHYNPNQPDRASQFLAAANGNLGRFALMHTWLGEFNNNVGAVQPNGTVLGMPVVGGGGRFTGAGLHLTARMKHFGERHVADTFAFTRQNINYNHGQSFWPAGTTTANMRAALEHTLQLLVPFAGYPPVGPPHTGIATGVGGGVTAQIYIRNTAGTNYDIGQFYPDGGAIPTFTGLEMDGIGQVLGHI is encoded by the coding sequence ATGTGTGAGTATAAGGAGAAAGATCAGCAGAGCGGGATGGTTACGGGATTAACAGGAGTCGCGCAGCGGAAAAAGCGTGGGAGAGCCAAGGGGTTCGCTTTTGAGGATAACCGACCCGAGACAGCGCAATTGCGGGGTCTGTTTCCACAGAGGCCGGGTAACGAGGCTGGGCGACCGGTGTTGCAGGCGAAGGATTTTAATGAGACAAAGCAGTTGAAGCCCCGGGAGCCAGTGCAGAAGAAGGAGAATAAGACGGGCCTGCCGGATGATCTGAAGGCGGGGGTGGAGAATCTTTCCGGGCTGGCAATGGATGATGTGCGGGTGTCGTATAATTCTGATAAGCCTGCACAGCTGAATGCTCATGCGTATACTCAGGGGACGGAAATCCATGTTGCGCCGGGGCAGGAGAAGCATCTGCCGCATGAAGCTTGGCATGTGGTACAGCAGAAGGAGGGGCGGGTGCAGCCGACGGTGCAGATGAAGGCTGGGATGGCGGTGAATGATGATGCGGGGTTGGAGAGGGAGGCTGATGTAATGGGCATGAAAGCTTTGCAAATGCGTCCATCAGAAAAAAATGTCACCAATCACTCTCCCTCCTCAAAACCAGTGGTTCAGGCACTTATGGATGTTGGAGCGTTCCAGGCATTGACGCCGAGTGCATTCTTGAGAAAAAGAAAAGATGTCAAATTAATTGATGTTGCTTTGGGAAACTACAATGGTAGCGATCCGGCGAATAAGTTAAATATGCTAAACACGTTGATTGGCGTCTTGAATAATTACATCGGCGGAGATCATGATGCAGGAAGAATTGCAACAGCGACAGCCCTTCGCGGAGCAGCGAATGCAGAGTTGGCGTTACTGAATGCGTTGGGAGCACCGAATTATGGCTTAATCGATGATTTGATGTTCCGTAGTGGAGGTGCGGCAAATATCGTTAACCTGACAACGGTCGTTACCACCGCGACGCCAGCTCATGTAGCACATTTGCCGGCTCTCGTGACGATGTCAGGAGGAGCGGCAGGGCTCATCAACCTGAATGCATTAATAGTTGCGGTGGGCATTGGCAACATACCGTACTTATCTGGAGCACTCACGGCTGTTGGTGGATTTGCCAATCGCGCGCATATAACCAATATACTGGCCGAAACCGGTCTGGCGGGCTTGCCAAGTACCCCTAACTTTTTGACCCTCGCCGGGGGAATTGGAAACATTGCTGGTCTGATAACTGTCCTTCACTATAACCCAAATCAACCAGACCGCGCCAGCCAATTTTTAGCAGCGGCAAATGGAAATCTCGGCCGATTCGCATTGATGCATACTTGGCTTGGAGAATTTAACAATAATGTAGGCGCAGTACAGCCCAATGGAACGGTTCTCGGCATGCCTGTAGTTGGTGGTGGCGGCCGTTTCACGGGAGCCGGTTTACATCTCACCGCACGAATGAAACACTTTGGTGAAAGACATGTTGCAGATACTTTTGCGTTTACCCGACAGAATATTAATTACAATCATGGCCAGTCATTTTGGCCAGCTGGCACCACAACGGCAAACATGAGAGCTGCACTGGAGCATACCCTCCAACTGCTCGTCCCATTTGCTGGCTACCCACCAGTTGGCCCTCCGCATACGGGGATCGCAACGGGTGTTGGGGGAGGGGTAACGGCCCAAATTTATATCAGAAATACAGCTGGAACTAATTACGACATTGGTCAATTCTACCCTGATGGTGGTGCAATACCAACTTTTACTGGCTTAGAAATGGATGGAATAGGGCAGGTCTTGGGTCATATTTAA
- a CDS encoding PAAR domain-containing protein has translation MPPAARLTDMHTCPMQTPATPPIPHVGGPVIGPGIPTVLIANMPAAVVGDSCICVGPPDTIAKGSATVQIGGKPAARMGDTTAHGGSIVLGCPTVLIGG, from the coding sequence ATGCCACCAGCTGCCCGACTCACCGATATGCATACCTGTCCCATGCAAACCCCAGCCACCCCTCCAATTCCTCATGTAGGAGGCCCGGTGATTGGACCGGGCATTCCCACGGTCCTTATCGCAAACATGCCTGCTGCCGTGGTGGGAGACAGCTGTATTTGCGTTGGTCCCCCCGACACCATTGCCAAAGGCTCAGCCACGGTCCAGATTGGAGGTAAACCCGCAGCCCGCATGGGCGATACCACTGCCCACGGCGGCAGTATAGTCCTGGGGTGTCCTACTGTGCTCATTGGAGGCTGA
- a CDS encoding AbrB/MazE/SpoVT family DNA-binding domain-containing protein has product MTTLIRVGNSQGVRIPKALIEQAHLSNKELVFQVVDDGLLIRPVKRPRQGWKEKFDSALLSREQDSADQEWLDAPLSADEDWEW; this is encoded by the coding sequence ATGACAACATTAATCAGAGTAGGAAACTCCCAAGGAGTGCGGATTCCGAAGGCTCTTATCGAACAGGCACATTTAAGTAATAAAGAGCTGGTCTTTCAGGTGGTCGATGACGGTTTGTTAATTCGACCGGTGAAACGACCACGGCAGGGATGGAAGGAAAAATTTGATAGTGCTCTTCTATCCCGAGAACAGGACAGTGCTGATCAGGAGTGGCTGGACGCCCCTCTCTCAGCTGACGAGGACTGGGAATGGTGA
- a CDS encoding GPW/gp25 family protein, whose protein sequence is MKEDSSFLGRGWSFPPRFNPADRGVETVAEEEDIRESLRILFSTAPGERIMHPSYGCGLKRMVFESITETVQTEIKDLIERAILFFEPRITLEQVELDATEIFEGKLLILLEYTIRTINVRSNMVYPFYFQEGTLLNP, encoded by the coding sequence ATGAAGGAAGACAGCTCGTTCCTCGGGAGGGGCTGGAGTTTCCCTCCCCGCTTTAATCCGGCTGATCGGGGCGTGGAAACCGTTGCGGAAGAAGAGGATATCCGGGAAAGCCTGCGGATTCTTTTTTCCACAGCCCCTGGCGAACGGATCATGCATCCCAGCTACGGGTGTGGCCTGAAACGGATGGTCTTTGAATCAATTACAGAGACCGTGCAAACCGAGATTAAAGACCTGATCGAGCGAGCTATCCTTTTTTTTGAACCCCGAATTACGCTGGAACAAGTTGAGCTGGATGCCACAGAGATCTTTGAGGGCAAACTCCTGATCCTCCTTGAGTACACCATTCGCACTATCAATGTCCGCAGTAATATGGTCTATCCTTTTTATTTCCAGGAAGGAACCCTGCTGAATCCATGA
- a CDS encoding Rpn family recombination-promoting nuclease/putative transposase, producing MCRLNPRIDFVFKKLFGTEENKDVLIDFINAFVSEEDHVRDIVIKNPYNEKEFLDDKLNILDIKAQDSCGTWFNIEMQMIDQDYYAKRALYYWSRLYVSQLSTGVNYDKLEKTIGINILNFNCLEEDEYHNVYKLLNVKSGKELIRQLEIHFVELEKYDENISNVMDRWVNFLKKAGEYTKTDMPTKLKEVPTILKAIDALDNMRLSAREREQFEARLKWLRDEKAAIMSAERRGVELGVELGEEQITRQVVKNAHNNGLDIPMIKNLVGLSEEEIKKIIETI from the coding sequence ATGTGCCGACTTAACCCAAGGATAGATTTTGTCTTCAAAAAACTCTTTGGAACAGAAGAAAACAAAGATGTGCTAATTGACTTTATCAATGCCTTTGTTAGTGAAGAAGATCACGTCCGAGATATTGTCATAAAAAATCCATATAATGAAAAGGAATTTCTCGACGATAAGCTCAATATCCTTGATATCAAAGCACAAGATAGCTGCGGCACCTGGTTTAACATAGAAATGCAAATGATCGACCAGGACTATTATGCCAAAAGAGCATTATATTACTGGTCAAGGCTCTATGTCAGCCAACTGAGCACCGGGGTCAATTACGACAAACTGGAAAAAACCATAGGCATTAATATCCTCAATTTTAACTGCTTAGAGGAGGATGAATATCATAATGTCTACAAATTGCTCAATGTCAAATCTGGGAAGGAGCTCATACGACAACTCGAAATACATTTTGTTGAACTCGAAAAATACGATGAAAATATTTCTAATGTGATGGACAGATGGGTTAATTTCTTAAAAAAAGCAGGCGAGTATACCAAAACAGATATGCCGACCAAGCTCAAAGAAGTCCCGACCATCCTCAAGGCCATCGACGCCTTGGACAACATGCGGCTCAGCGCCAGAGAACGAGAACAGTTTGAAGCACGACTCAAATGGCTCCGGGATGAAAAAGCGGCGATTATGTCAGCGGAACGACGGGGAGTAGAATTAGGAGTAGAATTAGGAGAAGAACAAATAACCCGTCAGGTGGTGAAGAATGCTCATAACAACGGACTTGATATCCCAATGATTAAAAACTTAGTGGGACTTTCGGAAGAAGAAATCAAAAAAATCATTGAGACGATCTAG
- a CDS encoding type II toxin-antitoxin system RelE/ParE family toxin, producing MSIPTKALSAIFYKQLTGAEPVREWLLSLTLEERKAIGGDIMSVEYGWPIGMPTVKSLGKGLWEVRSTLPTKIARVFFCIKGSEMILLHGIIKKSQKAPKKELDLAIKRMKAIRSK from the coding sequence ATGAGTATTCCTACGAAAGCATTATCGGCTATTTTTTACAAGCAGTTAACAGGTGCTGAACCTGTTCGTGAATGGTTGCTTTCTCTTACGTTAGAAGAGAGGAAGGCTATTGGTGGAGATATAATGTCGGTAGAATATGGGTGGCCAATTGGAATGCCGACAGTTAAGAGTCTTGGTAAAGGTTTGTGGGAGGTTAGATCCACATTGCCTACGAAAATAGCTCGCGTTTTCTTTTGTATTAAAGGGAGTGAAATGATTTTGCTCCATGGAATAATAAAGAAAAGTCAAAAGGCACCGAAGAAAGAGCTAGATTTAGCGATTAAGCGGATGAAAGCAATAAGGAGTAAATAA